In a single window of the Chondrocystis sp. NIES-4102 genome:
- a CDS encoding magnesium and cobalt transport protein CorA: MSYEQQLDHPSTVSPSEDDADLFDYAYEQPGSIPGTLNIEADAEIPEIVLIDYNHDRVDRYNNLTPEACAAHLDTESVSWVDVKGLGSENILFRLGKVFNLHPLVLEDVVNVPQRPKIEDYAQQLVIITQMVVPKPSGEGFWLEQVSLVVGKNYLLTVQEKPEKDCFRPVRRRIKFNKGKIRNMGADYLAYALWDSIIDGFFPILEIYGEKIEDLEDEVIFNPDNQSLAKVYQIKRELLALRRAIWPQRNALNTLIRDGSSVIDPEIGVFLRDCYDHTVQIIDIIETYRELATSLTDIYLSAISNKMNEVMKLLTVISSIFIPLTFIVGIYGMNFNTDISPFNMPELNWYWGYPLCWLIMILVAAGLVYFFWRRGWFENFSKIPK; the protein is encoded by the coding sequence ATGAGCTACGAGCAGCAGCTAGACCATCCGTCAACAGTATCCCCATCAGAGGACGATGCAGATTTATTCGATTACGCTTATGAGCAACCAGGTAGTATACCTGGGACGTTAAATATAGAAGCAGATGCAGAGATCCCAGAAATTGTTCTAATTGACTATAATCATGATCGCGTGGATCGTTACAATAATTTAACCCCAGAAGCCTGTGCAGCACATCTAGATACCGAGTCTGTATCCTGGGTTGATGTCAAAGGATTAGGTAGCGAAAACATCCTATTCAGACTAGGAAAAGTATTTAATCTTCATCCCCTAGTACTAGAAGATGTAGTTAATGTTCCCCAAAGACCAAAAATAGAAGACTATGCCCAACAACTAGTAATTATTACTCAAATGGTAGTTCCTAAACCATCAGGGGAAGGCTTTTGGTTAGAACAAGTAAGTTTAGTGGTTGGGAAAAACTATCTTTTAACAGTGCAAGAAAAGCCCGAAAAAGACTGTTTTCGACCAGTGCGCCGACGAATCAAATTCAATAAAGGCAAAATTAGAAACATGGGCGCAGATTACTTAGCTTATGCGCTTTGGGATTCAATTATTGATGGATTTTTCCCGATTTTAGAAATATATGGCGAAAAGATCGAAGATTTAGAAGATGAAGTAATATTTAATCCAGACAATCAAAGTTTAGCCAAAGTATATCAAATCAAAAGAGAATTATTAGCACTACGGCGAGCCATTTGGCCACAAAGAAATGCTCTTAATACATTAATTAGAGATGGTAGTAGTGTGATAGATCCAGAAATAGGAGTTTTTTTAAGAGATTGTTACGATCACACAGTCCAAATTATCGATATTATCGAAACCTACCGCGAATTAGCCACCAGTCTAACGGATATTTATCTTTCTGCTATTAGTAATAAAATGAATGAAGTCATGAAATTACTAACAGTTATCTCTAGTATATTTATTCCCCTAACTTTTATCGTCGGTATCTATGGAATGAATTTTAATACAGACATATCCCCATTCAATATGCCAGAGTTGAACTGGTATTGGGGTTATCCCCTGTGTTGGCTGATCATGATTCTAGTCGCAGCAGGCTTAGTTTACTTTTTTTGGCGACGGGGCTGGTTTGAAAATTTTTCTAAAATCCCTAAGTAA
- a CDS encoding penicillin-binding protein 2 — protein MTSVGSRFNTKKNTVERTVGSKLQAMPLIIGISFILFGGVGWRLAYLQLQQGDINRLKAEDNRTRIIPKPPVRGSILDRKGRILATNRLSYSAYLWPKAQKQKNWIQTRNLIAQILEIAPQDLQKRVEEAGYDYNSLIPIARNLTPEQITVFQEYQSQLKEVAIDIGKIRYYPQGKLAAHILGYTGELNPEQLKERKSQGYRLGDVMGKMGVELAYEPQLRGEWGGLKLEVNGAGKIMSFLGEQPPKTGKDITLTIDADVQRAAEKALGTIKGGIVALNPNNGEVLAMASYPSFDPNIFSSSVTPQIWQELQSQGNPFLNMNLRAFPPASTFKIVTATAGLESGKFPPNTILGTYPYLSVGGTNFGEWNKAGFGRIGYVTAMAWSSNTFHGQIGQGVGGETLIEWARKFGFGKLTGIELEGETAGLIADDAWKRRNFDDWGWTVGDTVNMSIGQGFTTATPLQIAVMFSAIANNGYKVQPHLLHNHADQFPRVDMQLKPTTISTIQKGLRAVVDSGTGTKLNSPDTPPGAGKSGTAEAPPGKPHTWFGAYTPYNKPEIIVVAFAEHSGGGGGSIAAPLVRQVMEAYFKPGVRKGESEVRTQESGRGSQEGGVR, from the coding sequence ATGACCTCTGTTGGTTCTAGATTTAATACAAAAAAAAATACAGTAGAGCGTACTGTAGGCAGTAAACTACAAGCAATGCCATTAATTATAGGTATTAGTTTTATCCTGTTTGGGGGAGTGGGTTGGCGTTTAGCTTATTTACAACTACAACAGGGGGATATTAATAGATTAAAAGCAGAAGACAACCGAACTCGCATCATACCCAAACCACCTGTACGGGGTAGCATTTTAGACCGCAAAGGCAGAATATTAGCAACTAATCGTCTATCCTACTCCGCCTACTTATGGCCTAAAGCCCAAAAACAAAAAAATTGGATACAAACGCGTAATCTTATCGCCCAAATCTTAGAAATTGCTCCTCAAGACCTGCAAAAACGGGTTGAAGAAGCTGGATATGATTATAACAGTTTGATTCCTATTGCCCGTAATCTGACACCCGAACAAATTACAGTCTTTCAAGAATACCAATCTCAGCTAAAAGAAGTTGCCATTGATATCGGCAAAATAAGATATTATCCCCAAGGAAAATTAGCTGCTCATATTTTAGGGTATACAGGAGAACTAAATCCAGAACAACTAAAAGAAAGAAAGTCTCAAGGTTATCGCTTGGGAGATGTCATGGGCAAAATGGGAGTTGAATTAGCCTATGAACCCCAATTAAGAGGAGAATGGGGCGGATTAAAACTAGAAGTTAATGGTGCAGGAAAGATCATGTCTTTCTTAGGTGAACAACCACCCAAAACAGGCAAAGATATCACCTTAACCATTGATGCCGATGTCCAAAGGGCTGCGGAAAAGGCTTTAGGTACAATAAAAGGTGGAATTGTCGCCCTCAATCCCAATAATGGCGAAGTATTAGCTATGGCTAGTTATCCCAGTTTTGATCCTAATATCTTTTCCTCTTCTGTTACTCCCCAAATTTGGCAAGAATTACAGTCCCAGGGAAATCCTTTTTTAAATATGAACCTGCGCGCCTTTCCCCCTGCTTCAACTTTTAAAATTGTGACTGCTACGGCAGGATTAGAATCAGGAAAATTCCCTCCCAATACCATTTTAGGCACATACCCTTATTTATCCGTTGGCGGTACAAACTTTGGAGAATGGAATAAAGCAGGTTTTGGTCGAATTGGCTATGTAACTGCTATGGCTTGGAGTAGTAATACATTTCATGGTCAAATAGGTCAGGGAGTTGGGGGAGAAACCTTAATAGAATGGGCGCGAAAATTCGGATTTGGTAAATTAACAGGAATAGAATTAGAAGGAGAAACAGCAGGATTAATTGCTGATGATGCTTGGAAACGACGTAACTTTGATGATTGGGGTTGGACTGTAGGAGATACAGTTAATATGTCCATCGGTCAAGGATTTACCACCGCCACTCCTTTACAAATAGCTGTGATGTTTAGTGCGATCGCCAATAATGGGTATAAAGTCCAACCTCATTTATTACATAATCACGCCGATCAATTCCCACGGGTTGATATGCAGCTTAAACCTACTACTATCTCAACTATTCAAAAAGGATTACGCGCTGTAGTTGATAGTGGTACAGGAACAAAGTTAAACTCTCCAGATACTCCGCCAGGAGCAGGTAAAAGTGGTACTGCTGAAGCTCCACCAGGTAAGCCTCATACTTGGTTTGGAGCTTATACCCCCTATAACAAACCTGAAATTATCGTGGTGGCTTTTGCCGAACACTCTGGAGGCGGTGGCGGTTCGATCGCTGCACCATTAGTAAGACAAGTTATGGAAGCTTATTTTAAACCAGGAGTCAGGAAGGGGGAGTCAGAAGTCAGGACTCAGGAGTCAGGAAGGGGGAGTCAGGAAGGGGGAGTCAGATAG
- a CDS encoding nifR3 family TIM-barrel protein — protein sequence MTITKELKTKLQTPLNIGSVVLNSRVFQSPLSGVTDLVFRRLVRRYAPDSMLYTEMVSAKEIHHLKSIPAIMAIAPDEDPISIQLFDCRPDFMAQAAQKAVAEGANTIDINMGCPVNKITKKGGGSSLLRQPEVAQAIVKTVVEAVNVPVTVKTRLGWDDTEINIIDFARRMEDQGAKMLTLHARTRAQGYNGAARWEWIAKVKQALSIPVIANGDIFSVDAAIDCLKMTNADGVMCSRGSLGYPSLVGEIDHYLKTGEKLPSPSKVSQLQCAKEHLQALWEYKGQRGIYQSRKHLAWYCQDFPGAARLREEVSQITSVEQGWAILDRAIENLGY from the coding sequence GTGACCATTACAAAGGAATTAAAAACAAAATTACAAACACCACTAAATATAGGATCTGTAGTATTAAACAGTCGTGTTTTCCAGTCTCCATTATCAGGAGTAACAGATTTAGTATTTCGGCGATTAGTTCGACGCTATGCCCCAGATTCGATGCTGTATACAGAGATGGTGAGTGCTAAAGAAATACATCACCTAAAATCAATACCAGCAATTATGGCAATAGCACCCGATGAAGATCCCATCAGTATTCAATTATTCGATTGTCGTCCAGATTTCATGGCGCAAGCAGCCCAAAAAGCCGTTGCAGAGGGAGCAAATACCATTGATATTAATATGGGTTGTCCTGTTAATAAAATTACCAAAAAAGGCGGTGGATCTTCTCTATTGCGTCAACCAGAAGTAGCCCAAGCAATAGTTAAAACCGTTGTAGAAGCGGTTAATGTGCCTGTGACGGTAAAAACTCGTCTTGGTTGGGATGATACAGAAATAAACATTATTGACTTTGCTCGGAGAATGGAAGATCAGGGGGCGAAAATGTTAACTCTGCACGCCCGTACTCGCGCCCAAGGTTACAATGGTGCTGCTAGGTGGGAATGGATTGCTAAAGTTAAACAAGCTTTATCTATTCCTGTAATTGCTAATGGTGATATCTTTTCCGTCGATGCTGCTATTGATTGTTTAAAGATGACTAATGCAGATGGGGTAATGTGTTCTAGAGGTAGTCTTGGTTATCCTTCTTTAGTGGGGGAAATTGATCACTATTTGAAAACAGGAGAAAAATTACCATCTCCATCTAAAGTTAGCCAACTCCAATGTGCCAAAGAACATCTTCAAGCCTTATGGGAATATAAAGGACAACGAGGTATTTATCAATCTCGTAAACATTTAGCTTGGTATTGTCAGGATTTTCCTGGCGCAGCCCGATTAAGAGAAGAGGTATCTCAAATCACCAGTGTCGAACAAGGCTGGGCAATTTTAGATCGAGCAATTGAGAATTTAGGATATTGA
- a CDS encoding SOS-response transcriptional repressor, LexA, with the protein MESLTPAQKELYDWLIEYIKSTQYAPSIRQMMKAMNLRSPAPVQSRLERLRNKGYIDWTDGKARTIRILHQPEKGLSIEGEIAAGGLVEPFSDEKNRLDLAELFSQPDCYVLRVVGDSMIEDLIDEGDYVIMRSLSSTAEIKNGDIVAARVTGHGTTLKRFYQNQEQVTLKPSNQKYEPIKVKAENVEIQGVLVGVWREFTNN; encoded by the coding sequence ATGGAAAGTTTAACTCCAGCCCAAAAAGAACTGTATGACTGGCTTATTGAGTATATCAAATCAACCCAGTATGCACCATCAATCAGACAGATGATGAAAGCCATGAATTTGCGATCGCCCGCTCCTGTGCAAAGTCGTTTAGAAAGATTAAGAAATAAAGGTTATATAGATTGGACGGATGGCAAAGCTCGCACTATTAGAATTTTACACCAACCAGAAAAAGGATTATCAATAGAAGGAGAAATTGCTGCGGGGGGATTAGTTGAACCATTTAGCGACGAAAAAAACCGACTAGATTTAGCAGAATTATTTTCCCAACCAGACTGCTATGTATTAAGGGTAGTAGGGGATAGCATGATTGAGGATTTGATCGATGAAGGAGATTATGTAATTATGCGATCGCTTTCTTCTACCGCAGAAATTAAAAATGGTGATATCGTAGCAGCTAGAGTTACTGGACATGGTACAACTCTCAAACGTTTTTATCAAAACCAAGAACAAGTCACATTAAAACCTTCCAATCAAAAATACGAACCAATTAAAGTTAAAGCGGAAAATGTAGAGATTCAGGGGGTTTTAGTGGGTGTATGGCGAGAATTTACCAATAACTAA
- the rpsO gene encoding ribosomal protein S15, with the protein MTLTQQRKQELMAEYQIHETDTGSADLQIAVLTERINQLTTHLKANKKDHSSRRGLLKMIGRRKGLLAYLQKEDYQRYQQLIARLGIRR; encoded by the coding sequence ATGACTTTGACTCAGCAGCGTAAGCAAGAATTAATGGCAGAATATCAAATCCATGAAACCGACACAGGTTCTGCTGATTTACAAATTGCCGTTCTAACTGAAAGAATTAACCAGTTAACAACTCATTTGAAAGCCAATAAGAAAGACCATTCTTCTCGCCGTGGCTTACTTAAAATGATTGGTCGTCGTAAAGGACTTTTAGCTTATTTGCAAAAAGAAGACTACCAGCGTTATCAACAATTAATTGCTCGTCTTGGCATTCGTCGTTAA
- a CDS encoding putative periplasmic solute binding protein for ABC transport system, with product MPFNLGSISKYSCSIAIAYLSVLVFNSIATAQNNSKLKIVTTFLPIHLFTQAVVGDTGEVKILISPGTEVHEYQATPEDAKILATADVLVENGLGMEEFLSGLIANVGNAKLQQINSSKGITAIKEEEQGHHHEEGNPHVWLDPVLAQQQVANIRDALIAIYPNNADTYHTNADAYIKQLQQLDNEFQQKLAPIKGCNFITFHDAFPYLAQRYGLKQEAMVEIPEDSMTPQDVQRVQQAANQYQVKALLSEPGIVDKRIQQISKDLNLPLGAIDPIESGQTDPQYYFQVMRGNLEALTRACQ from the coding sequence ATGCCTTTTAATCTAGGTTCAATATCAAAGTATTCTTGTTCAATTGCCATAGCTTATCTAAGCGTTCTGGTTTTCAACAGCATAGCCACAGCGCAAAATAATTCCAAGCTGAAAATTGTGACAACTTTTTTACCCATTCATCTGTTTACTCAGGCGGTGGTAGGGGATACAGGAGAAGTAAAGATTTTAATTTCTCCTGGGACAGAAGTTCATGAATACCAAGCCACTCCAGAGGATGCCAAAATTCTAGCTACAGCAGATGTGTTAGTAGAAAACGGGTTGGGGATGGAAGAGTTTTTATCGGGGTTAATAGCAAATGTTGGTAATGCAAAACTTCAGCAAATTAATTCTAGTAAAGGGATAACGGCAATAAAAGAGGAAGAACAGGGACATCACCATGAAGAAGGAAATCCTCACGTTTGGTTAGATCCAGTATTAGCCCAACAACAAGTAGCAAATATTAGAGATGCTTTAATTGCTATTTACCCTAATAACGCAGACACTTATCACACTAATGCAGATGCTTATATTAAACAACTGCAACAACTAGATAATGAATTCCAGCAAAAACTAGCACCAATCAAAGGTTGCAACTTTATTACCTTTCATGATGCTTTTCCTTATTTAGCACAACGTTATGGATTAAAACAAGAAGCGATGGTCGAAATTCCTGAAGATAGCATGACTCCTCAAGATGTTCAACGGGTACAGCAAGCAGCTAACCAATATCAAGTTAAAGCCTTACTCAGCGAACCTGGAATAGTAGATAAACGCATCCAACAAATATCTAAGGACTTAAATCTACCATTAGGAGCGATCGATCCTATAGAGTCGGGACAAACAGATCCACAATACTATTTTCAAGTAATGCGGGGCAATTTGGAGGCTTTAACAAGAGCGTGCCAATAA
- a CDS encoding ATP-binding protein of ABC transporter yields MHHNLATNQSIVSVKNLSVMQGEYLAVDNVSFGLLPGTHTAIIGSNGAGKSTLIKSILGLMKKHSGEIKLLGSKQEIGYIPQKFPFEPTFPLTVLELVGLGLNNKQWWYSSKDKKEKIYQALEKVHLTKQAKQKIGTLSGGELKRVLLAYCLVVPRRLLVLDEALGGVDATGEIEFAALLNTLKKEHNWTILEVSHDLDLVSRYCDSVICLNRRLLYQGSPKTTLTPENLLHVYGSLITPTCHHHEPSRFTKPF; encoded by the coding sequence ATGCACCACAATTTAGCTACTAATCAATCTATCGTTTCAGTAAAAAATCTATCAGTGATGCAGGGGGAATATCTAGCGGTAGATAATGTTTCTTTTGGATTATTGCCAGGTACTCACACCGCAATTATAGGATCTAATGGTGCAGGGAAAAGTACCTTAATTAAATCTATTTTAGGCTTGATGAAAAAGCATTCTGGAGAGATTAAGTTATTAGGATCAAAACAAGAAATCGGCTACATACCTCAAAAATTTCCCTTTGAACCCACTTTTCCGTTAACGGTATTAGAGTTAGTAGGTTTGGGGTTAAACAATAAACAATGGTGGTATTCCAGTAAAGATAAAAAAGAGAAAATTTACCAAGCCCTAGAAAAAGTCCATTTAACCAAACAAGCAAAACAAAAAATCGGTACTCTAAGTGGAGGGGAATTAAAACGAGTTTTACTCGCTTATTGTTTAGTTGTACCTCGTCGGCTTTTAGTTCTCGATGAAGCCTTAGGAGGGGTAGACGCGACGGGAGAAATAGAATTTGCAGCTTTACTTAATACCCTCAAAAAAGAGCATAACTGGACGATTTTAGAAGTTTCCCACGATTTAGACTTAGTTAGTAGATATTGCGACTCGGTTATCTGTTTAAACCGTCGTTTACTTTATCAAGGTTCGCCGAAGACTACTCTTACCCCAGAAAACCTATTGCACGTATACGGTTCTTTAATTACTCCTACCTGTCATCATCATGAACCTAGCAGATTTACTAAGCCTTTTTAG
- a CDS encoding ABC transporter permease protein has product MNLADLLSLFSLPFMQRAVLGGVLLGILGGILGSFLILRRLSLFGDTVGHSAMLGVVLAALLELPATWTLMGFTVAFGLSVIYLIDRTDLGSDTVLCISLSGSIALGTIGFSYLKGYQGNLLSILFGDILAISKTDIILLLLLLGITLVWIIISLPQQILLTVNSDLAIVKGVAVRRHRYFFIVLLATTIALTIRAVGILLVNGFLVIPAACARLICQQFVPFLITAASIGALSGIMGMIISGGLDLPSGPSIVLVQLSGFLAVALWCRQS; this is encoded by the coding sequence ATGAACCTAGCAGATTTACTAAGCCTTTTTAGTTTACCTTTTATGCAACGGGCGGTATTGGGGGGTGTGCTGTTAGGAATTTTGGGGGGAATTTTAGGCAGTTTTTTGATTCTGCGTCGTTTATCCTTATTTGGGGATACAGTGGGACATTCGGCGATGTTGGGAGTGGTGTTAGCTGCATTATTAGAACTTCCTGCTACTTGGACGTTAATGGGTTTTACTGTTGCTTTCGGTTTGTCCGTTATTTATTTAATCGACAGAACTGATTTAGGTAGTGATACAGTTTTATGTATTTCCCTATCAGGTTCTATTGCGTTGGGAACAATTGGCTTTAGTTATTTAAAGGGATATCAAGGCAATTTATTATCAATTTTATTTGGAGATATTTTAGCCATAAGTAAGACGGATATAATTTTATTATTGTTACTTTTAGGCATAACTTTAGTCTGGATAATTATTAGTTTACCTCAGCAGATATTACTTACTGTTAATAGTGATTTAGCCATAGTAAAAGGGGTAGCTGTTCGTCGTCACCGTTATTTTTTTATCGTGCTTTTAGCAACTACTATTGCTTTAACTATTCGTGCAGTTGGTATTTTGCTGGTTAATGGTTTTTTAGTTATTCCTGCTGCTTGCGCCAGGCTAATTTGTCAGCAATTTGTTCCTTTTTTAATTACTGCTGCAAGTATAGGTGCGTTGAGTGGAATAATGGGAATGATTATTTCTGGAGGGCTGGATCTTCCTAGTGGCCCAAGTATTGTTTTGGTTCAATTGTCTGGCTTTTTAGCAGTGGCTTTATGGTGTCGGCAGTCATAG
- a CDS encoding WD40-like beta-propeller protein: MFGINKGKVLLQPQWQGNLSEYITVLAWSPSGILAASSAAGEVVLWQDGNLINILGEGLASIDCLAFSFDGKFLAAGGQDGKVRIWEILSREENRANLVLSLDNAPSWIDKLAYHPTCNQLAFSLGRYVQIWAADTQTVITTLPFANSSVLDLAWQPNGENIALAGDGGVKIWDANNWDDDPYVMEMPSASIVTAWSSDSKYIASGNLDNTITVLEYGSSYPWVMQGFPGKISNLTWSSVPRLPRSQQLSNHAPILAASSMENIAVWKKAAQDEDGWNANVLNIHEGKIQALKFHPHSMLLASAADDGLLVLWTKAKQIGQILEGAKGGFSCLAWSGNGCSLAGGGQNGELLIWSESKRGKGFG, encoded by the coding sequence ATGTTTGGTATAAACAAAGGGAAAGTATTATTACAGCCCCAGTGGCAGGGTAATCTATCCGAGTATATTACGGTGCTGGCTTGGTCGCCTAGTGGAATTTTAGCTGCAAGTTCGGCTGCTGGAGAAGTTGTTTTATGGCAAGATGGCAATTTGATTAATATCCTCGGTGAGGGATTAGCATCAATAGATTGTCTGGCTTTTTCCTTTGATGGTAAGTTTTTGGCTGCTGGGGGACAAGATGGTAAAGTTAGAATTTGGGAAATATTATCTAGGGAAGAAAATAGGGCTAATCTAGTCTTATCTTTAGATAATGCGCCTTCATGGATAGATAAACTTGCTTATCATCCTACTTGCAACCAATTAGCTTTTAGTTTGGGTCGTTATGTTCAAATTTGGGCTGCTGATACCCAAACAGTTATTACTACCCTACCCTTTGCCAATTCTTCCGTTTTAGATCTAGCTTGGCAACCAAATGGGGAAAATATCGCCCTAGCAGGTGATGGGGGGGTTAAAATTTGGGATGCTAATAATTGGGATGATGATCCTTATGTAATGGAAATGCCTTCGGCTAGTATTGTTACTGCTTGGTCTAGTGATAGTAAATATATTGCTTCTGGTAATTTAGATAATACTATTACCGTCTTAGAATATGGTAGTTCTTATCCTTGGGTGATGCAGGGTTTTCCTGGTAAGATTTCCAATTTAACTTGGTCATCCGTTCCCCGCCTTCCGCGGTCACAACAATTATCAAATCATGCACCTATACTTGCAGCATCTAGTATGGAAAATATTGCTGTGTGGAAAAAAGCAGCCCAGGATGAAGATGGTTGGAATGCTAATGTTTTAAATATACACGAGGGTAAAATTCAAGCCTTAAAGTTTCACCCCCATAGTATGTTACTGGCTTCTGCTGCTGATGATGGGTTGTTAGTTTTGTGGACAAAAGCTAAACAGATAGGGCAAATATTAGAAGGTGCGAAGGGAGGTTTTTCTTGTCTGGCTTGGAGTGGGAATGGTTGCTCTTTAGCTGGAGGGGGGCAAAATGGAGAATTACTTATTTGGTCTGAATCTAAACGGGGTAAAGGATTTGGTTGA
- a CDS encoding aldo/keto reductase: MSTNNLILPRMGCGTWAWGNRLLWRYDPSMDTQLQAVFNLCVSQGVTLFDSGDSYGTGKLNGQSEKLLGKFEQQYQGANKNDICLATKLAAYPWRLTRKSMIKAAQASATRLGRVDLAQMHWSTANYFPWQEWQLLDGLGDLYEQGLIKGVGLSNYGTKRLKKVYQKFSDRGIPIATLQVQYSLLSTYPVTDLGLKDTCDQLGIKLIAYSPLCLGILTGKYNDPHSYPQGLRKLLFKRLVPEAKPILNTLQAIAQHRHKTIAQVALNWCIAKGTIPIPGAKNLQQAQENIATLDWALDAGEVAELDQMAAGIDKPMVQNIFQTR; this comes from the coding sequence ATGTCAACTAACAACTTGATTTTACCGCGAATGGGTTGTGGGACTTGGGCTTGGGGTAATCGCCTGTTGTGGCGTTACGACCCTAGTATGGATACTCAATTACAAGCAGTATTTAATCTTTGCGTCAGTCAGGGTGTAACTCTTTTTGATAGTGGTGATTCTTATGGTACAGGTAAACTCAATGGTCAGAGCGAAAAATTATTAGGAAAGTTTGAACAGCAATATCAAGGCGCAAATAAAAATGATATCTGTTTGGCAACTAAACTAGCTGCTTATCCTTGGCGGTTGACAAGAAAATCCATGATTAAAGCAGCGCAAGCTTCCGCAACACGTCTAGGAAGGGTGGATTTAGCACAAATGCACTGGTCAACTGCTAATTATTTTCCTTGGCAAGAATGGCAACTTTTGGATGGTTTGGGGGATTTATATGAGCAGGGTTTGATTAAGGGAGTAGGACTATCTAATTATGGGACAAAAAGATTAAAAAAAGTCTACCAGAAATTTAGCGATCGCGGTATCCCTATTGCTACTCTCCAGGTGCAGTATTCTCTACTTTCTACTTATCCTGTTACTGATTTGGGTCTTAAGGATACTTGTGATCAATTGGGTATTAAGTTAATTGCCTATAGTCCTTTATGCTTAGGTATCTTAACAGGGAAATATAATGATCCTCATTCCTATCCCCAAGGTTTACGCAAGCTACTGTTTAAAAGACTTGTTCCCGAAGCCAAACCAATATTAAATACATTACAAGCGATCGCACAACATCGTCATAAAACTATCGCCCAAGTTGCCCTCAATTGGTGTATTGCTAAAGGCACAATTCCTATCCCAGGGGCAAAAAATCTTCAACAGGCACAGGAAAATATTGCTACCCTAGACTGGGCGTTGGATGCTGGGGAAGTGGCGGAATTGGATCAAATGGCAGCAGGTATTGATAAACCAATGGTGCAAAATATTTTTCAAACTAGATAA
- a CDS encoding pyridoxamine 5'-phosphate oxidase-related FMN-binding protein — translation MVLAPWRSLLTAALHRNRSDAHARYFQLATVTPEGYPANRTVVFRGFLDEQHNTLKIITDLRSQKVQDLQYQPNAEVCWYFTKTREQFRIRGKLQLVTNEETDRDLQLARQTTWQNISDAARDQFTWLDPGKPLLDNPASASDPDPQTPLANFALLLLIPYQVDHLQLRGEKQQRCFYKLQTADEWIIEPINP, via the coding sequence ATGGTATTAGCTCCGTGGCGATCGCTCTTGACTGCTGCTTTACACCGTAATCGTTCTGACGCTCATGCTCGATATTTTCAATTAGCAACTGTGACACCAGAAGGTTATCCTGCCAATCGTACTGTAGTTTTTCGGGGTTTTTTAGACGAGCAACACAATACTTTAAAAATCATTACCGATCTTCGTAGTCAAAAAGTTCAAGATCTCCAATATCAACCTAATGCTGAAGTTTGTTGGTATTTTACTAAAACCCGAGAACAATTTCGTATTCGAGGCAAGCTACAACTAGTAACCAACGAGGAAACAGATAGAGATCTTCAATTAGCCCGTCAGACTACTTGGCAAAATATTTCCGATGCTGCACGGGATCAATTTACTTGGTTAGATCCAGGTAAACCGCTACTGGATAATCCTGCTTCAGCTTCAGATCCTGATCCTCAGACACCATTGGCTAATTTCGCTCTCTTGCTACTGATTCCTTACCAAGTAGATCATCTACAACTAAGAGGAGAAAAACAACAACGCTGTTTTTATAAGCTGCAAACGGCTGATGAATGGATAATTGAGCCTATTAATCCCTAA